GTTCTTCTGGATCTTGCCGTTGAGCTCGTCGGCGTACGGAGTCAGCTGGCTGTTCAGGTCCTGCAGGTCGCTCAGGAGCTGCTGCCGGAGGACCTCGGTGTCCTGGCTCATCTTGTGCAGGATCTCCTGGGCCATGGGGGTCATCTTACCACGCAGCTCCACCGCGTACAGggtggcagtgctggcgctgtCCGAGATTTTGGTGCTGCACaggaggtggggggtgggggggagaaaGGGGAGAGTAGAGGTTTAGCAACTACTGGTGATGTCAAGACAGAGATATGAGAGAGGAGATCAAAGGGAGGGACTaaaagaaggagagagagaggagactgtgGTACTGTGTTGTGTGGACCAGTTCTGTCTGCTGTGGTATTGTGTGGACCGGTCCGGTGTGGGTTTCTCTCCAAGACTCACTTGAGCTCCTGGCCCAGCTTGGACTGCTTCACCTTCTCCAGAGTGTCCTCAGCGGTCTGGGTCGCCTTGGCAACGTAATCCCAGAATGCATCTCTCACCACCTCCAACTGAGTCTTTGGCTCATCCTGCCACAGGATATTGGCGTGAcatcctggagagagagaggggaatgAGAGAGAGGGGTTAGTGAAGGAGGGGAGAGTGGGGATGTAGAGGGAAGAAGGGAGAGAGAAGTAGATGGAGGGAGAGGAACAAGAGAAGAaagaaggagggagaggactgggagagagaaagaaagaaagcgtgCTGGTTGCGGTACGTACCAGTGAACACGGCGATAGCGAGAACCACAAGGAACTTCATGACTGGATCTCGATCTCTGTAGAGACACAGGAAGCAACACAGATTACTGTACACTGTGTAACACTGAGGAGTGAACAACACACAGACAAGCACTGGAGACACCCTGCCAATCACACACATAATAATCTGAACACTGGAGACACCCTGCCAATCACACACATAATAATCTGAACACTGGAGACACCCTGCCAATCACACACATAATAATCTGAACACCGGAGACACCCTGCCAATCACACACATAATAACCGGAACACTGGAGACACCCTGCCAATCACACACATAATAATCTGAACACTGGAGACACCCTGCCAATCACACACATAATAATCTGAACACTGGAGACACCCTGCCAATCACACACATAATAATCTGAACACTGGAGACACCCTGCCAATCACACACATAATAATCTGAACACCGGAGACACCCTGCCAATCACACACATAATAACCGGAACACTGGAGACACCCTGCCAATCACACACATAATAATCTGAATGCTGGTCAATCTCATTACCACCGCTCTGTGTCAATCCAGCAGGGGATTATTACAAAAAGACTCAGAGATAGGTGTATGTAAagttattttgacattttaaaattaacaaatttaaaattaattaaatttaaaatttgacaaattaaattaacatttccaATATATTAGCAAGTAGATATACTTTCAGCAGTGTTTGTGTGAAGCCAGAGTATCGCTGATGAATCTCTTGTAGAAATGCGGTGTCTTACCTTGTGAGTCAGAGCGTCTCTGTGAGGAGTGATTGAGTGAGTGGCTTTGCTGCTGGGAGCATTTATAGAGCCGCCTCCTTGTAATATCACTGACTCGTGGCTGCTGGCCGTACTAAAGTCCACCCAGACTGTGTTGCTGTCACTGACAGCTCTGCTGTAATCATTCACTGCGATAACACAGCCAACAACATGCTGGAATAAAACGCGTGGCTCATGAACGATTTTGAACCCCAAATATGCTATTGAGATTCTACAGCGCTGACCCTTCTCAAAGCTTACTGCGTTTGCTTTCTCTACTGGTTACTAtacattataaagacatttcagagagctggatctcatcaatatcagggtctagtgctgtatattataaagacatttcagagggccatttcagagggctgtgtctcatcaatatcagggtctagtgctgtatattataaagacatttcagagggctggatctcatcaatatcagggtctagtgctgtatattataaagacatttcagagggctggatctcatcaatatcagggtctagtgctgtatattataaagacatttcagagggctgtgtctcatcaatatcagggtctcctgtgtttgtgtgtgtgtgtgtgtgattgtttttatCGTGTCACAGGAATTTGGAGTGCGTAATGAAACTGCAATGAAGTCGTTATGCAATTTACTGCACCCCAATAAAAACCAACTGTGACCTCTttcaagaaacaaacacacacaatctaATGGGATGTAATAACTAGTGatcccttttcatttttaaaacgtACCGTTGACTTATAAAGGGCAAAGTACTTTGGCATTTTCAGATATACATGCTAATATATTTACTGTAGTCTGCTTGAGGCCAAAGATCCCTCCACTGTAATCACATGAATTACTGTTTCAATCTGTGAGGGTTCAGGGTTCTTAAAGGTACTAAcgacattttaaaatccaatcGGTTACACTATAGCAACTATGCTGTTCTGCTTTTAATTGTAGAGCTTCATTTTCATTCTTCACTTAGactaaaataattcaggactgagagagggagaggcattTGATACAAAGTCACCCCCTCTCTGGTTTGACGgctagttttattattaatatactttaccatagcTAGAGACTTTTATCTGGTTCAttatcctctctgtgctttactacactatgctgtgcttttaccagcagggaaaaatgtctttataatagaccctgatattgatgagatctctgaaatgtctttttaatatacaacactagaccctgatattgatgagacacagccctctgaaatgtctttataatatacagcactagaccctgatattgatgagatccagtcctctgaaatgtctttataatatacagcactagaccctgatattgatgagatccagccctctgaaatgccgttataatatacagcgctagaccctgatattgatgagatccagccctctgaaatgtctttataatatacagcactagaccctgatattgatgagatccagccctctgaaatgtctttataatatacagcactagaccctgatattgatgagatccagccctctgaaatgtctttataatatacagcactagaccctgatattgatgagatccagccctctgaaatgtctttataatatacagcacccTATACCagctctgaaatgtctttataatatacaacactagaccctgatattgatgagatccagccctctgaaatgtctttataatgtaTAGTAACCAGCAGCGAAAGCAAACGCAGTAAGCTTTGAGAAGGGTCAGCGCTGTAAAATCTCAATAGCATATTTGGGGTTCAAAATCGTTCATGAGCCACGCGTTTTACTCCAGCATGTTGTTAGCTGTTATCGCAATGAATGATTACAGCAGAGCTGTCAGTGACAGCAACACAGTCTGGGTGGACTTTAGTGATATTACAAGGAGGCAGCTCTATAAATGCTCCCAGCAGCAAAGCCACTCACTCAATCACTCCTCACAGAGACGCTCTGACTCACAAGGTAAGACACCGCATTTCTACAAGAGATTCATCAGCAATACTCTGGCTTCACACAAACACTGCTGAAAGTATATCTACTTGCTAATatattggaaatgttttatttccttgttttttttttcacgagATGGTGTTGTTAAATGCGTTCTTTTTTATAGATCTGGGATAGCATGTTTGTAAACTGATTCTTGAACAATCACAGGCTCACTGCCATGTCTACTTCTCTACACACAGCTCAAGAAAAGCTTTTGTGCGAAACGTTGGAATATATTTTGAATTCTCTTTTGGAATATATTGACATATTAAATATTGTTTCTTGCACATAGCCTATAATATATTGTGATATATTgtgataaattatataaatatatgttttttggaAGGATGTAAGGTTATTACTCTACAGTAAATGTAAAGAATTTGAAAATCAGGAGTTAATTTAAAACGTCAAAATAACTTTACATACAACTATCTCTGAGTCTTTCTGTAATAATCCCCTGCTGGATTGACACAGAGCGGTGGTAATGAGATTGACCAGCATTCAGATTATTATGTGTGTGATTGGCAGGGTGTCTCCGGTGTTCAGATTATTATGTGTGTGATTGGCAGGGTGTCTCCAGTGCTTGTCTGTGTGTTGTTCACTCCTCAGTGTTACACAGTGTACAGTAATCTGTGTTGCTTCCTGTGTCTCTACAGAGATCGAGATCCAGTCATGAAGTTCCTTGTGGTTCTCGCTATAGCCGTGTTCACTGGTACGTACCGCAACCAGCATGctttccttctttctctctcccaGTCCTCTCCCTCCTTCATCCTTCTCTTGTTCCCTCTCCCTCCATCTTCTCTCACCCTTCCTCACTTTACATCCCCACTCTCCTCTCCTTCACTAACTCCTCTCTCTcgttcccctctctctctccttccttcaCTAACCCCTCTCTCTtgttccccctctctctccaggctgtcacGCTAATATCCTGTGGCAGGATGAGCCAAAGACTCAGTTGGAGGTGGTGAGAGATGCATTCTGGGATTACGTTGCCAAGGCGACCCAGACTGCCGGGGACACTCTTGAGAAGGTGAAGCAGTCCAAGCTGGGCCAGGAGCTCAAGTGAGTCTTAACCGGTCCACACAGCACCACACCGGACCGGACCAGTCCACACAGCACCACACCGGACTGGACCAGTCCACATAGCA
This window of the Polyodon spathula isolate WHYD16114869_AA chromosome 24, ASM1765450v1, whole genome shotgun sequence genome carries:
- the LOC121298876 gene encoding apolipoprotein A-IV-like, which produces MKFLVVLAIAVFTGCHANILWQDEPKTQLEVVRDAFWDYVAKATQTAEDTLEKVKQSKLGQELNTKISDSASTATLYAVELRGKMTPMAQEILHKMSQDTEVLRQQLLSDLQDLNSQLTPYADELNGKIQKNINELRQALGQNSETLRQNLAVSTEVLRKKLQGNVEELRAQLSPYAAKLQDRINQRLEEFQQNMGPLTQTLQERLSQAAQEVRVNLTPYAEDLQQKLNPYAEDLQAQLSSLWDSFRQNFN